From Candoia aspera isolate rCanAsp1 chromosome 4, rCanAsp1.hap2, whole genome shotgun sequence, a single genomic window includes:
- the ELP6 gene encoding elongator complex protein 6, with amino-acid sequence MFLALNELLGVSAEQPERSKLTLLCATKTDASFLVHHFLSFYLKAGCKVCFLGLMQSFSHYSIVAQKLGVNLITAKEQDQLVFFEGLKSAKHVVFGGAQETDDTNPFQFISGDGSNLKALYEFVRTALSPAVGGDPWKCPVLIVDDLSVLLSLGVRLMDILNFIHYCRVTVNSQLKGNLVLMVHSSEDSVDEESELLVKSLRHHCNSILWAEGLATGYCKEVHGQLTIIRRSSWESRAARDLQRIYQYKVQDKNVTFFARGMSAAVL; translated from the exons ATGTTTCTGGCGCTGAACGAATTGCTCGGGGTCTCCGCTGAGCAGCCGGAGCGG AGCAAGTTGACGCTGCTTTGCGCCACCAAGACAGATGCCAGCTTTCTGGTCCACCACTTTCTCTCGTTCTATTTGAAAG CTGGCTGCAAAGTCTGTTTTCTCGGCCTCATGCAGTCCTTCAGCCATTATAGCATTGTGGCTCAAAAACTG GGAGTTAATCTCATTACAGCCAAAGAACAAGATCAGCTTGTGTTCTTTGAGGGGCTAAAATCCGCGAAGCACGTTGTGTTTGGTGGAGCGCAGGAGACAGACGATACCAATCCTTTCCAATTCATCAG TGGAGATGGCTCGAACCTGAAAGCACTTTATGAGTTTGTCCGGACAGCCTTGAGCCCCGCTGTTGGTGGAGACCCATGGAAATGCCCTGTGCTTATTGTGGACGATCTCAGTGTCCTCCTGAGCCTGGGTGTGAGACTGATGGACATTCTGAATTTCATTCATTATTGCAGAGTCACCGTGAACTCTCAGTTAAAG GGGAACTTGGTATTAATGGTGCACAGCAGTGAAGACTCGGTGGACGAGGAGAGTGAACTTCTGGTGAAGTCCCTCCGTCACCACTGTAATAGCATTCTGTGGGCAGAAGGCCTAGCCACCGGCTACTGCAAGGAAGTCCACGGGCAG TTGACGATCATCAGAAGAAGTTCATGGGAATCCAGAGCTGCGAGGGACCTCCAGCGCATTTACCAGTATAAGGTCCAGGATAAGAATGTCACGTTTTTCGCCAGGGGAATGTCAGCAGCTGTCCTGTGA